A part of Carassius carassius chromosome 4, fCarCar2.1, whole genome shotgun sequence genomic DNA contains:
- the LOC132139982 gene encoding ubiquitin-conjugating enzyme E2 L3 isoform X2, which yields MVKGHVTELEEIRKSGMKNFRNIQVDESNILTWQGLIVPDNPPYDKGAFRIEIIFPAEYPFKPPKITFKTKIYHPNIDEKGQVCLPVISAENWKPATKTDQVIQSLIALVNDPQPEHPLRADLAEEYSKDRKKFFKNAEEFTKKHGEKRPVD from the exons ATGGTCAAAGGACACGTTACA GAGCTTGAAGAAATCCGCAAATCTGGGATGAAAAACTTCCGTAACATTCAAGTTGATGAATCAAACATATTGACATGGCAAGGCCTCATTGTTCCA GACAACCCTCCATACGACAAAGGGGCGTTCAGGATCGAGATCATCTTCCCTGCAGAATACCCTTTCAAACCACCCAAGATCACGTTCAAAACGAAGATCTACCACCCCAACATTGACGAGAAGGGACAGGTCTGCCTGCCTGTCATTAGTGCAGAGAACTGGAAACCAGCCACCAAAACTGACCAAG TAATTCAGTCGCTCATTGCCCTGGTGAACGACCCACAGCCAGAACACCCTCTGAGGGCCGACCTAGCAGAAGAATACTCAAAAGACCGTAAAAAATTCTTTAAGAATGCAGAAGAGTTTACAAAGAAACACGGCGAAAAGCGGCCAGTGGACTAA
- the LOC132139982 gene encoding ubiquitin-conjugating enzyme E2 L3 isoform X1, producing the protein MAASRRLHKELEEIRKSGMKNFRNIQVDESNILTWQGLIVPDNPPYDKGAFRIEIIFPAEYPFKPPKITFKTKIYHPNIDEKGQVCLPVISAENWKPATKTDQVIQSLIALVNDPQPEHPLRADLAEEYSKDRKKFFKNAEEFTKKHGEKRPVD; encoded by the exons ATGGCGGCGAGCAGGAGACTACACAAG GAGCTTGAAGAAATCCGCAAATCTGGGATGAAAAACTTCCGTAACATTCAAGTTGATGAATCAAACATATTGACATGGCAAGGCCTCATTGTTCCA GACAACCCTCCATACGACAAAGGGGCGTTCAGGATCGAGATCATCTTCCCTGCAGAATACCCTTTCAAACCACCCAAGATCACGTTCAAAACGAAGATCTACCACCCCAACATTGACGAGAAGGGACAGGTCTGCCTGCCTGTCATTAGTGCAGAGAACTGGAAACCAGCCACCAAAACTGACCAAG TAATTCAGTCGCTCATTGCCCTGGTGAACGACCCACAGCCAGAACACCCTCTGAGGGCCGACCTAGCAGAAGAATACTCAAAAGACCGTAAAAAATTCTTTAAGAATGCAGAAGAGTTTACAAAGAAACACGGCGAAAAGCGGCCAGTGGACTAA